GCGAGAGCTACGACTTCATGGACAAGCTCGTGCTCCACGACGACCGCAAGGCCAACATCCGCATACGCGTCCACTTGTTCCGGCCGGGATACTTCGACCGCCCGCACAACCACCGGTGGACCTTCGCGACGAAGATCCTGCGGGGCAGCTACGTCCACCGCCTGTACGGCCGGGACGATCAGCTGATCGAGGGGGTCGACTCCGACGCCCTGGAACCGCTCGTCCAGCGGGTGGAGGGCGAGGGGGACAGCTACGTGCTGCACCACAACACCGTGCACGCCATCCAGGCCGACGCAGGTACGGCCTCCCTGCTGGTCCGCGGGCCCGCCGCCAAGGACCGGCTGCTCTTCGTCGACCGGGCGAAGCGGACCAGCTACTGGGTGTACGGCGCGGATCACGAGACGCCCGAGCAGCGCCGGGACAAGAGCATGACGGACGATCAGCTGGACGGGGCGATCACCCGTGCGCTGGCCCTGGTCGGGCGCTGACCGGCTGGGGGAAAACGCCTACGCGGCGGCCAGCTCCGCCGCGTAGGCGGCGAGCAGGGTGTTGCAGCGATAGCCGCCGGAGGCCGTCGGCTGCAGGAGGTTGACCTGGCACAGGAGCTGCGCCAGGCGCACGGCGAGGTCTTCGGGAACTCCGAGGACGCGGGCCGCGCCCTGCGGCGAGATGTCCTCCGGCGCGGCCGCGCCGATCAGCCGGAAGGCACGCGCCACGTCCTGCGGCAGGCTCCGGTACGACCAGGAGAACACGGCGCGCACCGAGGCGGCGGTATCGCCCGCGCAGCTGAGGAAGTCCAGCCGCCCTCGCGGGTCCGACAACTCCCCGACCACCCCCTCCAGGCAGTCCTGCGGGCCGGCCGAGAAGTGCTCGGCGGCGATGCGCAGGGCCAGCGGCAGGTGGCCACAGCGGTCGGACAGGGCGGAAACCGCCTCGGGGCGCGCGCCGTGGAGCGCAGCGCCGGCGACGCCGCGCAGGAGCGCGGAGGCGTCCTCGCAGGAGAGCGGCCCCAGGGACAGCCGGGCGGCGCCGTCCCGCGCCACCAGCCCGGCCAGCCGGTTGCGGCTGGTGACGAGCACCATGCAGCCGGGGGCGCCGGGAAGCAGCGCGCGGACCTGATCGGCGGTGGCCGCGTCGTCCAGGACGATGAGCATCCGGCGCCCGGTGAGCGCGGTCCGGTACAGCGCGGCCCGGTCCCACAGGCCGGCCGGTATCGCGTGGTCGTCGATCCCCACCGCACGCAGACTGGCGGCGAGCACGTCGTCCGGGGCGGCGGGCGCCGCGGCCGGCCCGTGCGCCCGCAGGTGGTGGAAGAGCACACCGTCGGGGAACAAGGCGGCGTTGCGATGCGCCCACTTGAGGGCCAGGGCGGTCTTCCCGACGCCGGGCATACCGTCGATCACGACCAGGGGCATGGCGCGGTACGGGTGGTCCGGCCGTGACGCGGCCCTGTCCAGCGCGGCCGTCTCCCCATGGCGCCCGATGAAATGGGCCCTGTCCAAAGGAAGTTGCGCGGGCCGCTGGAACGCCGTGCGCGCGCTGCGCGCGGTGCTCACGGAGCAGTGGGCGGCGAGCAGTTCAC
The Streptomyces sp. NBC_00091 genome window above contains:
- a CDS encoding helix-turn-helix domain-containing protein, whose product is MAFGHELRERRLGQGVSLTELSKLTHYSKGHLSKIETGGKRASEDLARRCDEALEASGELLAAHCSVSTARSARTAFQRPAQLPLDRAHFIGRHGETAALDRAASRPDHPYRAMPLVVIDGMPGVGKTALALKWAHRNAALFPDGVLFHHLRAHGPAAAPAAPDDVLAASLRAVGIDDHAIPAGLWDRAALYRTALTGRRMLIVLDDAATADQVRALLPGAPGCMVLVTSRNRLAGLVARDGAARLSLGPLSCEDASALLRGVAGAALHGARPEAVSALSDRCGHLPLALRIAAEHFSAGPQDCLEGVVGELSDPRGRLDFLSCAGDTAASVRAVFSWSYRSLPQDVARAFRLIGAAAPEDISPQGAARVLGVPEDLAVRLAQLLCQVNLLQPTASGGYRCNTLLAAYAAELAAA